Proteins found in one Dermacentor silvarum isolate Dsil-2018 chromosome 8, BIME_Dsil_1.4, whole genome shotgun sequence genomic segment:
- the LOC119462406 gene encoding uncharacterized protein LOC119462406 isoform X2 — MAAAIHQGIAPSTAHTSLLCTQANQILHCEQVQVRQATAVPSSTSMEKEGLVRSLDYLEKQGITVRSLTTGLKKKLKAAAKFRNCAYIQQWIHSIINHLYWVAAMGQGDGDLIVSMWKSLVNHICDQHHGHERPFTECLHGPLEDRAWMTRGSPAFQKLRRILESPRLPSDLRHLSPGVQTYSLESFNSLPICFAPKSVAYSPDGMKARAQPGALHYNENATRHQASTRKGALRWKVKLSKAMKGHFTVAPCKTLPSYGYVDKLVRAVMMRCEASSYWSSLASSSSGPRLHMTDTYEKPAKEELIATRQSRFSATALSFLRKSLPFFILSEQQLPTLGVSLCIHSLLAPSLDEGRRRRISWCTM, encoded by the exons ATGGCTGCTGCGATTCACCAGGGCATAGCGCCAAGTACTGCACATACAAGTCTACTTTGCACACAGGCTAACCAAATCTTGCACTGTGAGCAAGTACAAGTAAGACAGGCAA CTGCAGTGCCAAGCAGCACTTCAATGGAGAAGGAGGGGTTGGTGAGGAGCCTGGACTACTTGGAAAAACAGGGCATCACAGTGCGCTCCCTGACCACAG GATTGAAGAAGAAGCTTAAAGCAGCTGCCAAATTCCGCAACTGTGCTTATATTCAGCAATGGATACACAGCATAATCAACCATCTCTACTGGGTTGCTGCTATGGGACAAGGTGATGGCGACCTAATAGTGAGCATGTGGAAGTCCCTGGTGAACCACATCTGTGACCAGCATCATGGACATGAAAGGCCTTTCACAGAATGTCTGCATGGCCCCCTTGAAGACAGAGCATGGATGACACGAG GTTCACCCGCCTTCCAAAAGCTGAGACGAATTTTGGAAAGCCCTCGCTTGCCGAGTGATCTGCGCCACCTTTCACCTGGAGTACAGACGTACTCATTAGAGTCATTCAACAGCTTGCCGATTTGCTTTGCCCCTAAATCTGTGGCTTATTCACCAGATGGCATGAAGGCAAG GGCTCAACCAGGTGCTCTTCACTATAACGAGAACGCTACAAGACATCAGGCTTCCACCAGGAAAGGAGCGCTACGATGGAAAGTAAAGCTTAGCAAAGCGATGAAGGGGCACTTCACCGTCGCCCCTTGCAAGACACTGCCAAGCTATG GCTACGTTGACAAGCTCGTCCGAGCAGTAATGATGAGGTGCGAGGCCAGCTCATACTGGAGCAGCCTTGCCAGCAGCTCATCTGGGCCACGCCTGCACATGACAGACACTTATGAAAAGCCAGCCAAGGAGGAACTCATTGCTACACGACAGTCAAGATTTTCTGCTACAGCTTTGTCATTTCTAAGGAAATCActgcctttttttattttgtcagaACAGCAACTGCCTACCTTGGGAGTATCTTTATGTATACATAGCTTGCTCGCCCCCTCACTTGatgaggggaggaggaggaggataagCTGGTGCACCATGTAA
- the LOC119462406 gene encoding uncharacterized protein LOC119462406 isoform X3, giving the protein MEKEGLVRSLDYLEKQGITVRSLTTDRHPAIRAFCRQKRPDMTHHFDVWHIAKGLKKKLKAAAKFRNCAYIQQWIHSIINHLYWVAAMGQGDGDLIVSMWKSLVNHICDQHHGHERPFTECLHGPLEDRAWMTRGSPAFQKLRRILESPRLPSDLRHLSPGVQTYSLESFNSLPICFAPKSVAYSPDGMKARAQPGALHYNENATRHQASTRKGALRWKVKLSKAMKGHFTVAPCKTLPSYGYVDKLVRAVMMRCEASSYWSSLASSSSGPRLHMTDTYEKPAKEELIATRQSRFSATALSFLRKSLPFFILSEQQLPTLGVSLCIHSLLAPSLDEGRRRRISWCTM; this is encoded by the exons ATGGAGAAGGAGGGGTTGGTGAGGAGCCTGGACTACTTGGAAAAACAGGGCATCACAGTGCGCTCCCTGACCACAG ATCGCCACCCCGCCATCAGGGCCTTCTGCAGGCAGAAAAGACCTGACATGACACACCATTTTGATGTGTGGCACATTGCAAAGG GATTGAAGAAGAAGCTTAAAGCAGCTGCCAAATTCCGCAACTGTGCTTATATTCAGCAATGGATACACAGCATAATCAACCATCTCTACTGGGTTGCTGCTATGGGACAAGGTGATGGCGACCTAATAGTGAGCATGTGGAAGTCCCTGGTGAACCACATCTGTGACCAGCATCATGGACATGAAAGGCCTTTCACAGAATGTCTGCATGGCCCCCTTGAAGACAGAGCATGGATGACACGAG GTTCACCCGCCTTCCAAAAGCTGAGACGAATTTTGGAAAGCCCTCGCTTGCCGAGTGATCTGCGCCACCTTTCACCTGGAGTACAGACGTACTCATTAGAGTCATTCAACAGCTTGCCGATTTGCTTTGCCCCTAAATCTGTGGCTTATTCACCAGATGGCATGAAGGCAAG GGCTCAACCAGGTGCTCTTCACTATAACGAGAACGCTACAAGACATCAGGCTTCCACCAGGAAAGGAGCGCTACGATGGAAAGTAAAGCTTAGCAAAGCGATGAAGGGGCACTTCACCGTCGCCCCTTGCAAGACACTGCCAAGCTATG GCTACGTTGACAAGCTCGTCCGAGCAGTAATGATGAGGTGCGAGGCCAGCTCATACTGGAGCAGCCTTGCCAGCAGCTCATCTGGGCCACGCCTGCACATGACAGACACTTATGAAAAGCCAGCCAAGGAGGAACTCATTGCTACACGACAGTCAAGATTTTCTGCTACAGCTTTGTCATTTCTAAGGAAATCActgcctttttttattttgtcagaACAGCAACTGCCTACCTTGGGAGTATCTTTATGTATACATAGCTTGCTCGCCCCCTCACTTGatgaggggaggaggaggaggataagCTGGTGCACCATGTAA
- the LOC119462406 gene encoding uncharacterized protein LOC119462406 isoform X1, protein MAAAIHQGIAPSTAHTSLLCTQANQILHCEQVQVRQATAVPSSTSMEKEGLVRSLDYLEKQGITVRSLTTDRHPAIRAFCRQKRPDMTHHFDVWHIAKGLKKKLKAAAKFRNCAYIQQWIHSIINHLYWVAAMGQGDGDLIVSMWKSLVNHICDQHHGHERPFTECLHGPLEDRAWMTRGSPAFQKLRRILESPRLPSDLRHLSPGVQTYSLESFNSLPICFAPKSVAYSPDGMKARAQPGALHYNENATRHQASTRKGALRWKVKLSKAMKGHFTVAPCKTLPSYGYVDKLVRAVMMRCEASSYWSSLASSSSGPRLHMTDTYEKPAKEELIATRQSRFSATALSFLRKSLPFFILSEQQLPTLGVSLCIHSLLAPSLDEGRRRRISWCTM, encoded by the exons ATGGCTGCTGCGATTCACCAGGGCATAGCGCCAAGTACTGCACATACAAGTCTACTTTGCACACAGGCTAACCAAATCTTGCACTGTGAGCAAGTACAAGTAAGACAGGCAA CTGCAGTGCCAAGCAGCACTTCAATGGAGAAGGAGGGGTTGGTGAGGAGCCTGGACTACTTGGAAAAACAGGGCATCACAGTGCGCTCCCTGACCACAG ATCGCCACCCCGCCATCAGGGCCTTCTGCAGGCAGAAAAGACCTGACATGACACACCATTTTGATGTGTGGCACATTGCAAAGG GATTGAAGAAGAAGCTTAAAGCAGCTGCCAAATTCCGCAACTGTGCTTATATTCAGCAATGGATACACAGCATAATCAACCATCTCTACTGGGTTGCTGCTATGGGACAAGGTGATGGCGACCTAATAGTGAGCATGTGGAAGTCCCTGGTGAACCACATCTGTGACCAGCATCATGGACATGAAAGGCCTTTCACAGAATGTCTGCATGGCCCCCTTGAAGACAGAGCATGGATGACACGAG GTTCACCCGCCTTCCAAAAGCTGAGACGAATTTTGGAAAGCCCTCGCTTGCCGAGTGATCTGCGCCACCTTTCACCTGGAGTACAGACGTACTCATTAGAGTCATTCAACAGCTTGCCGATTTGCTTTGCCCCTAAATCTGTGGCTTATTCACCAGATGGCATGAAGGCAAG GGCTCAACCAGGTGCTCTTCACTATAACGAGAACGCTACAAGACATCAGGCTTCCACCAGGAAAGGAGCGCTACGATGGAAAGTAAAGCTTAGCAAAGCGATGAAGGGGCACTTCACCGTCGCCCCTTGCAAGACACTGCCAAGCTATG GCTACGTTGACAAGCTCGTCCGAGCAGTAATGATGAGGTGCGAGGCCAGCTCATACTGGAGCAGCCTTGCCAGCAGCTCATCTGGGCCACGCCTGCACATGACAGACACTTATGAAAAGCCAGCCAAGGAGGAACTCATTGCTACACGACAGTCAAGATTTTCTGCTACAGCTTTGTCATTTCTAAGGAAATCActgcctttttttattttgtcagaACAGCAACTGCCTACCTTGGGAGTATCTTTATGTATACATAGCTTGCTCGCCCCCTCACTTGatgaggggaggaggaggaggataagCTGGTGCACCATGTAA